In Silene latifolia isolate original U9 population chromosome 3, ASM4854445v1, whole genome shotgun sequence, a single window of DNA contains:
- the LOC141647015 gene encoding increased DNA methylation 1, which translates to MLSQDIFEFQDDGFDGSNDELLISQEVFYGNLTGDVSKKSAAVGLASSTSETDKMADTFPCSNSENSAVTNQVSSDDLCQKDADNLELYRDSRAQSSMRASFSGERLSHDVHPKRIKLSVNELCSFKPYLDNAMASSVPLKQVVYGMYHPGPCLPGQIFMSHVVESSSDGLTSSCYLLKQDLESTSEGNLGDCVGLNGSLSVSDGSEVKQVGAFKSMASPNSQESYATKLLVSSPSPADVSASGSSRLTKKKSKVATWNFDDDNVQLTGNSVKDLSTLLRSKVYQLLKRLGWSLELQVRNDGRNRYLYRTPDGRLVRAFARVWPLVGNTLFAHNNSKMTVDDKQWTDINEFYSDLYDALNYVENKKDDWKSRCGIICLYRLLDPFVNMVLVSRKMTALRAGNLVKTNKNNELDAVSNAEVECNVKSGNCDVDRNVNMPSEEIICDSSLGIGARETHKTRSVYVSEGNSMCLVETIDKDERLGIITDENVHQLSANLPENVVQVNSKDGTVCSVEGGAEPCKRTMVHAQVDLMKKTGDKFIKFPAVELCDLCQAEPCEISLTDDWSDQSKAEIEHWSMEFIKNKKKLKKKSKLKKSRPNKSDDGFCLEETNSDINADVLKKDVRLKKGGNVKRKTKRGQLKDDDLLVSAIIKKRSFRSGKDKVGPKPRKFKSKSLKKRKSKKGSCRLRLRGIGKGGKHLTDRWTLTSERTILSWLISTGAVSINEAIQYRDPKGDTVVKDGLISRDGILCRCCNEIFSVSEFKIHAGFNQNRPCLNLFMGSGRPYTLSQLQAWSDEYKLRKNRTLSVPVDEFDKNDDSCGLCGDVGELLCCDNCPSTFHQSCLSAEEIPEGSWYCPNCTCQVCGQLANDMENSSPCAALRCSQCERKFHKACLTEKDMSRDGGATWFCGASCEEVYGGLQSRIAFSNQIGDGCSWTLLRCIQDDQKVSSAQRFALKAECNSKLAVAATIMEECFLSMIDPRTGIDMIPQVVYNWGSEFARLDYHGFYTAVLEKNDILISIASIRVHGVSLAELPLIATCSKYRRQGMCRRLLTLIEKMLTSLKVEKLVIAAIPDLVETWTVGFGFVPMEEDEKRSLNKINLMVFPGTVLLKKTLFGNKDVQKGVDTELAMERNESVRMEICSIGIAERGASNENCEDYSVNDVAAELHKTSVQTRKCSEDAEMKSELVQDICSLEVVLVGPDVEVLRQEEIFEHLNTPVGSEKETNSDRTIGRAETLMEVSPMELSNLPVCMDTTYTTNDILGNCSDEFAVGLKETLPEYPSHVAMHAETSCMELDKALEENNCSGSETVKTKVNNSVGLEPVTVTEETVPDRQQAGRSKTMGNEISNLIGTKEAGTGAQSMNNIWDYWDECIGDLEPLEAVLNLSDVHRRFVAKERVSNSETQCVNVAQIQVPLIKESQEGNVLP; encoded by the exons ATGCTCAGCCAGGATATATTCGAATTTCAAGATGATGGCTTTGATGGATCCAATGATGAACTTCTCATTTCTCAGGAGGTTTTCTACGGAAATCTTACTGGTGATGTTAGTAAAAAGAGTGCTGCTGTTGGACTTGCTAGTTCAACGAGTGAGACAGATAAAATGGCTGATACTTTTCCTTGTTCAAACAGTGAAAACTCAGCTGTAACTAATCAGGTTTCCTCAGATGACCTATGTCAGAAGGATGCTGATAATTTAGAACTATATAGAGATTCTAGAGCACAGAGCTCCATGAGAGCGTCTTTTTCGGGTGAAAGGTTAAGCCATGATGTTCATCCGAAGCGAATTAAATTATCGGTAAATGAGCTTTGTAGTTTCAAACCTTATCTTGATAACGCTATGGCTTCTTCAGTTCCACTGAAGCAAGTTGTTTATGGAATGTACCACCCAGGTCCGTGCTTACCCGGCCAAATTTTTATGTCTCATGTGGTTGAATCATCAAGTGATGGTCTCACATCTAGTTGTTACCTTTTGAAGCAAGATCTAGAATCAACCAGTGAAGGAAACTTGGGTGATTGTGTTGGCCTCAATGGTAGTTTGTCGGTTTCGGATGGAAGTGAAGTAAAGCAAGTTGGCGCTTTTAAATCCATGGCGTCACCTAATTCTCAGGAAAGTTATGCCACTAAGCTGTTGGTATCTAGTCCGTCACCTGCTGATGTCAGCGCTTCGGGATCGTCTCGTTTAACGAAAAAAAAGTCTAAGGTAGCTACATGGAACTTTGATGACGACAATGTTCAGTTGACGGGTAATAGCGTGAAAGATCTCTCAACCCTGCTTCGTTCCAAAGTATATCAATTGCTTAAAAGATTAGGATGGTCTCTTGAGTTGCAAGTAAGGAACGATGGAAGGAATCGGTATCTTTACCGAACACCTGATGGAAGGCTTGTTCGTGCATTTGCAAGAGTTTGGCCCTTAGTTGGTAATACTTTATTTGCTCATAACAACAGCAAAATGACCGTAGATGATAAACAATGGACGGACATTAATGAGTTTTATTCTGATTTGTATGACGCATTAAATTATGTCGAGAATAAAAAAGACGACTGGAAATCCAGATGTGGTATAATTTGTCTGTATAGGCTTCTGGATCCCTTTGTTAATATGGTACTTGTGAGCAGGAAGATGACTGCTCTTAGAGCTGGCAATCTagtcaaaacaaacaaaaacaatgaACTTGACGCGGTCAGCAACGCTGAGGTTGAGTGTAATGTGAAGTCTGGGAACTGTGATGTGGACAGGAATGTGAATATGCCCAGTGAAGAAATTATCTGTGATTCTTCTCTTGGCATTGGTGCAAGAGAAACTCATAAGACGAGATCTGTATACGTATCTGAAGGAAATAGCATGTGTCTTGTGGAGACCATTGATAAAGATGAAAGGCTAGGGATCATTACAGATGAAAATGTACATCAGTTATCAGCAAACTTGCCAGAAAATGTCGTGCAGGTAAATTCGAAAGATGGCACCGTTTGTTCAGTGGAGGGAGGAGCTGAACCCTGTAAAAGAACCATGGTTCATGCACAAGTTGATTTGATGAAGAAAACCGGGGATAAATTTATCAAGTTTCCGGCAGTTGAACTCTGTGACTTGTGCCAAGCAGAACCTTGTGAAATTAGTTTAACCGATGATTGGAGCGACCAGTCGAAGGCTGAAATCGAGCATTGGTCAATGGAGTTcataaaaaacaagaaaaagttaAAGAAAAAGTCAAAATTAAAAAAATCTCGTCCAAACAAATCTGATGATGGTTTCTGTTTAGAAGAGACTAACTCTGACATTAATGCTGATGTTTTAAAGAAAGACGTGAGATTAAAAAAGGGTGGCAACGTCAAGAGGAAAACCAAGAGAGGCCAACTTAAAGATGATGACTTGTTGGTTTCAGCTATCATCAAGAAAAGAAGTTTCAGATCTGGTAAGGATAAGGTTGGTCCAAAACCCAGGAAATTCAAGTCAAAATCCCTGAAAAAACGCAAAAGTAAAAAGGGCAGTTGCAGGTTGCGTCTTCGAGGCATCGGGAAAGGCGGCAAGCATTTAACTGACAGATGGACATTGACAAGTGAAAGGACGATTTTGTCTTGGTTAATTAGTACTGGGGCCGTATCTATTAATGAAGCAATCCAATACCGTGATCCAAAGGGTGACACTGTGGTTAAGGATGGTTTGATATCCCGGGATGGGATACTGTGTAGATGCTGCAATGAAATTTTTTCCGTCTCCGAGTTCAAGATCCACGCGGGCTTTAACCAGAATCGCCCTTGTTTAAATCTTTTTATGGGTTCCGGTAGGCCGTATACCCTTTCACAGCTTCAGGCTTGGTCAGATGAATACAAACTTAGGAAAAATAGGACCCTAAGTGTACCAGTCGATGAATTTGACAAAAATGACGACTCTTGTGGACTTTGTGGCGATGTTGGAGAATTGCTGTGCTGTGATAACTGCCCTTCTACCTTTCATCAGTCTTGCTTGTCCGCCGAG GAGATTCCTGAAGGAAGCTGGTATTGCCCAAACTGCACATGTCAGGTCTGTGGACAGCTTGCCAATGACATGGAAAACTCGAGTCCTTGTGCTGCTCTGAGGTGTTCGCAATGTGAGAGAAAGT TTCATAAAGCGTGCTTGACAGAGAAGGATATGAGCAGGGATGGAGGAGCGACTTGGTTTTGTGGTGCCAGCTGTGAAGAG GTGTACGGTGGTCTACAATCCCGCATCGCTTTCTCGAACCAAATTGGTGATGGTTGTTCTTGGACACTTCTGAGGTGCATTCAAGATGACCAAAAGGTTTCTTCTGCTCAGCGTTTTGCTTTGAAAGCTGAATGCAACTCAAAGCTAGCCGTTGCTGCTACCATTATGGAAGAATGTTTTCTGTCCATGATCGACCCTAGAACAGGGATTGATATGATACCTCAAGTGGTGTATAATTGGGG GTCTGAATTTGCTAGACTAGATTATCATGGCTTCTATACTGCTGTTCTGGAGAAGAATGATATACTGATATCCATCGCATCTATCAG GGTGCATGGAGTATCTCTTGCAGAGTTGCCACTTATTGCAACTTGTAGCAAATATCGTCGCCAAGGAATGTGTCGGCGCCTGTTAACTTTGATTGAGAAG ATGCTCACATCTCTAAAAGTTGAAAAGCTTGTGATTGCTGCAATTCCTGATTTAGTGGAGACATGGACTGTTGGATTTGGCTTCGTACCTATGGAAGAGGATGAGAAACGGAGCTTAAACAAAATCAACTTGATGGTTTTTCCAGGGACCGTCCTGCTGAAAAAGACACTCTTTGGTAATAAAGATGTACAAAAAG GAGTAGATACTGAATTGGCGATGGAAAGAAATGAGTCGGTAAGGATGGAGATTTGCAGTATTGGAATAGCTGAAAGAGGCGCTTCCAATGAAAACTGTGAAGATTACTCTGTAAACGATGTAGCTGCTGAACTCCATAAAACCTCGGTTCAGACTCGAAAGTGCAGTGAAGATGCTGAAATGAAGTCTGAGCTTGTGCAAGATATTTGTTCCTTAGAAGTAGTACTTGTGGGGCCCGATGTGGAAGTTTTGAGACAAGAGGAGATTTTCGAGCACTTGAATACACCAGTTGGTTCGGAGAAAGAAACAAACAGTGACAGGACTATTGGCAGAGCTGAAACATTAATGGAAGTTTCACCGATGGAACTTTCTAATCTCCCGGTATGCATGGATACAACATATACAACAAACGATATTCTCGGGAATTGTTCAGATGAATTTGCAGTAGGATTGAAGGAAACACTTCCAGAATATCCCTCTCATGTTGCCATGCATGCCGAGACTAGTTGCATGGAATTGGACAAAGCTTTAGAGGAAAATAATTGTTCAGGCTCAGAAACTGTAAAGACCAAGGTTAATAATTCGGTCGGCTTGGAGCCGGTGACTGTTACCGAGGAAACAGTTCCAGACCGACAGCAAGCAGGCAGAAGTAAAACGATGGGAAATGAAATATCTAATCTAATCGGAACAAAGGAAGCAGGTACGGGTGCTCAAAGCATGAATAATATCTGGGATTACTGGGATGAATGTATTGGCGATTTGGAGCCGTTGGAAGCAGTGCTTAACTTATCTGATGTTCATCGTCGATTTGTAGCCAAAGAGAGAGTTTCTAATAGTGAAACCCAATGTGTAAATGTTGCTCAAATCCAGGTTCCTTTGATTAAAGAATCTCAGGAAGGTAATGTTTTACCCTAG
- the LOC141647029 gene encoding tRNA dimethylallyltransferase 9 isoform X1, producing the protein MSGTVSLRAWGIRAHLPYSSLRRGTHCLSQRRVHTTRCSNKEKVIVISGPTGAGKTRLALELAKRLNGEIISADSVQVYRGLDVGSAKPSASERKEVPHHLFDILHPSEEYSVGRFYEDARQATRDVLDRGRVPVITGGTGLYLRWFIYGKPDVPKASPEITAQVYAELENYQRRDDWDAAVDFVVAAGDPKAKSFPTNNWYRLRRSLEIIKSSGTPPSAFQLPYDSFKEQLDLGVPNNFEKDETEDGQSKDLDYDFMCFFLSSPRLDLYKSIDFRCEDMLSGSDGILAEAKWLLDIGLLPNSNSATRAIGYRQGMEYLLRCRERGGRSSANEFFSLLAEFQKASRNFAKRQLTWFRNEPIYHWLDASKPMDKVLDCIYDAYNDQSQTVTVPDWLKMKKDVSNHRETAALKAYRTKNRYFATREDCAGIMTWLREAYPEEIQPCSSTL; encoded by the exons ATGAGCGGAACTGTAAGCCTCCGCGCGTGGGGAATACGCGCGCACCTCCCTTACTCCTCCCTCCGCCGCGGCACACACTGTCTCTCACAGCGGCGCGTGCACACCACGCGCTGCTCAAATAAGGAAAAGGTGATAGTTATTTCCGGGCCCACTGGTGCCGGAAAAACACGACTTGCCCTCGAGCTCGCTAAGCGCCTTAATGGCGAAATTATCAGCGCCGACTCTGTTCAG GTGTACCGAGGTCTTGATGTTGGATCTGCTAAGCCTTCAGCAAGTGAAAGAAAG GAGGTACCTCACCACTTGTTTGATATATTGCATCCATCTGAAG AATATTCAGTCGGTAGATTTTATGAGGACGCCAGGCAAGCAACTAGAGATGTTCTTGACAGGGGCCGTGTTCCTGTAATTACTGGAGGAACTGGCTTATATTTGCGTTG GTTCATATATGGGAAGCCTGATGTGCCGAAAGCATCGCCGGAGATCACGGCACAAGTTTATGCAGAGCTTGAAAATTACCAAAGGCGAGACGATTGGGATGCAGCAGTGGACTTTGTGGTTGCAGCAGGGGACCCGAAGGCCAAGTCTTTTCCGACCAACAACTGGTATCGCCTACGACGTAGCCTTGAGATTATTAAG TCTAGTGGAACACCTCCTTCGGCTTTCCAGTTACCATATGATTCGTTCAAAGAGCAGTTAGATTTAGGCGTGCCAAATAATTTTGAAAAAGATGAGACAGAAGATGGCCAATCAAAAGACTTGGATTATGACTTCATGTGCTTCTTCCTTTCAAGCCCAAGACTGGACTTGTACAAATCAATTGATTTCCGATGCGAAGATATGCTATCTG GCAGCGATGGAATTTTGGCTGAAGCCAAATGGCTGTTAGACATAGGTTTACTTCCCAATTCAAATTCGGCCACTCGAGCAATTGGCTACAGACAG GGCATGGAGTATCTATTAAGATGCAGGGAACGAGGGGGTCGCAGCTCTGCAAATGAGTTTTTTTCACTTCTAGCAGAATTTCAGAAAGCATCCAG GAATTTCGCAAAAAGGCAATTGACGTGGTTTCGTAATGAGCCTATCTATCACTGGCTCGATGCTTCAAAACCTATG GATAAAGTTCTGGACTGTATATATGATGCATATAACGATCAAAGTCAAACTGTGACGGTGCCCGATTGGCTTAAGATGAAGAAAGATGTGTCCAACCATCGAGAAACTGCTGCGCTGAAAGCCTATCGAACTAAAAATAG GTATTTCGCTACTCGTGAAGATTGTGCTGGTATTATGACCTGGTTAAGAGAAGCTTATCCAGAGGAAATACAACCCTGCAGCAGCACATTATAG
- the LOC141647029 gene encoding tRNA dimethylallyltransferase 9 isoform X2, protein MFCSDYQEVPHHLFDILHPSEEYSVGRFYEDARQATRDVLDRGRVPVITGGTGLYLRWFIYGKPDVPKASPEITAQVYAELENYQRRDDWDAAVDFVVAAGDPKAKSFPTNNWYRLRRSLEIIKSSGTPPSAFQLPYDSFKEQLDLGVPNNFEKDETEDGQSKDLDYDFMCFFLSSPRLDLYKSIDFRCEDMLSGSDGILAEAKWLLDIGLLPNSNSATRAIGYRQGMEYLLRCRERGGRSSANEFFSLLAEFQKASRNFAKRQLTWFRNEPIYHWLDASKPMDKVLDCIYDAYNDQSQTVTVPDWLKMKKDVSNHRETAALKAYRTKNRYFATREDCAGIMTWLREAYPEEIQPCSSTL, encoded by the exons ATGTTCTGTTCTGATTATCAGGAGGTACCTCACCACTTGTTTGATATATTGCATCCATCTGAAG AATATTCAGTCGGTAGATTTTATGAGGACGCCAGGCAAGCAACTAGAGATGTTCTTGACAGGGGCCGTGTTCCTGTAATTACTGGAGGAACTGGCTTATATTTGCGTTG GTTCATATATGGGAAGCCTGATGTGCCGAAAGCATCGCCGGAGATCACGGCACAAGTTTATGCAGAGCTTGAAAATTACCAAAGGCGAGACGATTGGGATGCAGCAGTGGACTTTGTGGTTGCAGCAGGGGACCCGAAGGCCAAGTCTTTTCCGACCAACAACTGGTATCGCCTACGACGTAGCCTTGAGATTATTAAG TCTAGTGGAACACCTCCTTCGGCTTTCCAGTTACCATATGATTCGTTCAAAGAGCAGTTAGATTTAGGCGTGCCAAATAATTTTGAAAAAGATGAGACAGAAGATGGCCAATCAAAAGACTTGGATTATGACTTCATGTGCTTCTTCCTTTCAAGCCCAAGACTGGACTTGTACAAATCAATTGATTTCCGATGCGAAGATATGCTATCTG GCAGCGATGGAATTTTGGCTGAAGCCAAATGGCTGTTAGACATAGGTTTACTTCCCAATTCAAATTCGGCCACTCGAGCAATTGGCTACAGACAG GGCATGGAGTATCTATTAAGATGCAGGGAACGAGGGGGTCGCAGCTCTGCAAATGAGTTTTTTTCACTTCTAGCAGAATTTCAGAAAGCATCCAG GAATTTCGCAAAAAGGCAATTGACGTGGTTTCGTAATGAGCCTATCTATCACTGGCTCGATGCTTCAAAACCTATG GATAAAGTTCTGGACTGTATATATGATGCATATAACGATCAAAGTCAAACTGTGACGGTGCCCGATTGGCTTAAGATGAAGAAAGATGTGTCCAACCATCGAGAAACTGCTGCGCTGAAAGCCTATCGAACTAAAAATAG GTATTTCGCTACTCGTGAAGATTGTGCTGGTATTATGACCTGGTTAAGAGAAGCTTATCCAGAGGAAATACAACCCTGCAGCAGCACATTATAG
- the LOC141647030 gene encoding uncharacterized protein LOC141647030: protein MVCLFCLVPLFLIPIVNLIPLLFDLLMAKVYRMCGWEYRKPERAPPACPYKPNAPTNSNSSNVDGAAESSVQDVNTKSIETDNKKSD from the exons ATG gtttgtttgttttgtttggtgCCTCTATTCTTGATCCCAATTGTCAATCTCATCCCTCTTTTGTTTGATTTACTCATG GCAAAGGTGTATAGGATGTGTGGGTGGGAGTACAGGAAACCAGAGAGAGCACCTCCAGCATGCCCCTATAAGCCAAACGCGCCCACCAACAGTAATAGCAGCAAT GTGGACGGAGCTGCTGAATCGTCGGTTCAGGATGTGAACACCAAATCAATCGAAACAGATAATAAAAAGAGTGATTAA